In Aedes albopictus strain Foshan chromosome 3, AalbF5, whole genome shotgun sequence, the genomic window taaaaaaaatattccatagagatggtcattgtaaaaaattgcattatttttgctccattgatgccaattttcgactctagcgaatcttgttgttgtttattttcaacaaaattgaccctatgttattgtacacattatttaataacaatcggatgaaaaatttttatttccaacatcaatgttatgtaaaatttgcattaggctgcattgttatttggaagaaccttcaaagaacgaaactgttttgattactgtgcctgtaatggcgcacagtaaccaaaccagcaatgctattaagaagcagttttctgcatttgaaaccacatcattcctactttcgactggatgcataaaaaaaatgtttattgaatattttcatgtcctttttgcttaacaattgaattttaatcaaaaaatcgaatctcacttgagactttaatatttcaacaagtaattttccaattgagtttaaacttcaccagaatgtttattactcatgctgctgcagcatggcacatacttatctgatattaaaaacgatataccatatgtgaacagtaattttatatatattttcaattttcaggaatcgtaaaatccacctcatttaacacctggccgattttctatgaattaaaactatttttattcgattcaaaaatcattactataatgaaaaatgatgtactgaacaacgatacaagggtggttaaatttgaactacgcgtcttctttttatagccttgtaaagttgtccgttttataaattgaacagtccttatcctttgacagatacgcgtatttcgactaccacttgtaatcNNNNNNNNNNNNNNNNNNNNNNNNNNNNNNNNNNNNNNNNNNNNNNNNNNNNNNNNNNNNNNNNNNNNNNNNNNNNNNNNNNNNNNNNNNNNNNNNNNNNNNNNNNNNNNNNNNNNNNNNNNNNNNNNNNNNNNNNNNNNNNNNNNNNNNNNNNNNNNNNNNNNNNNNNNNNNNNNNNNNNNNNNNNNNNNNNNNNNNNNNNNNNNNNNNNNNNNNNNNNNNNNNNNNNNNNNNNNNNNNNNNNNNNNNNNNNNNNNNNNNNNNNNNNNNNNNNNNNNNNNNNNNNNNNNNNNNNNNNNNNNNNNNNNNNNNNNNNNNNNNNNNNNNNNNNNNNNNNNNNNNNNNNNNNNNNNNNNNNNNNNNNNNNNNNNNNNNNNNNNNNNNNNNNNNNNNNNNNNNNNNNNNNNNNNNNNNNNNNNNNNNNNNNNNNNNNNNNNNNNNNNNNNNNNNNNNNNNNNNNNNNNNNNNNNNNNNNNNNNNNNNNNNNNNNNNNNNNNNNNaggggggagggggggtctgagatggccgaaaaaaagtctacgtagtttatggacagcgccttatcagCGACCATTATCGAACCTTTTATTAGTGGTTTTATGAGATTTGTACAGTCAGTTTGAACAAATAATCGTTCTCGCTTACCTCTCGAATGTTGTCGAACGGAAAATTTGTGCAGTGTTAAATATGTGCTATAACTGTGATCTTCCAAGTGATCGGGACGATTTAGTTCATTCGAACGGTGCTTTGAATCTTCCGCCAAACTGCTAAATCCCTTGGACGGAACCGCACCACACTTCAGATATCTCGAAGTCACTAAAATGAAGGAGAAAATTTAAATATATTATCGCAACTTcttcaaagttttttggcatggCAAAATTCTATTTATTTAAAAGTTTTCTGATAGATGgctaatgttgaaaaaaaaaatgttcttttgCTGattctttgaatgttttttttaacaCATCTTTTTACtcattattatgtttccagtttaaaaccgaattagcgacattttttctttgacttccgctgattttgccttgcgttaaacacaatgtcggaaatggggcgctgtatagagcaccaggtgtacaatacagcgccccacttccgacattgtgtttaacgcaaggcaaaatcagcggaagtcaaagaaaaaatgtcgctaattcggttttgaactggaaacataatacatacttgaaaattatataaaaatttggcaatccttaaaaaatcaccctttaaaaaggTAATTTTTAGGAATACCTAAATAGCATTCTTCTCAACCGGTTACGGAAATAAACATTTAGCAGTATTCTTTAAAATAAGAACATTTAtaccaaaaaaaaattaagaaatcagTAATTATTAATTCACTTAATCACCTCTCACAGCAAGATAATGTGTATTATAATAAGAATTTGATTAAAATTAACCATAGCCCCTAAATTACCTTGATTGAAATCCGATGTTTTAAAATGACGATTGCAAATGCGAAGCCCTGTTGGGTCATCCTGATCTTTCAAACCCACAGCAGCTTTCCACTTGTTTCGAATTTGCCTTTCTGTCGGGAAGTGGTGCAAAGTCGTCTTTCTCTTACGAGGTTTGCATTGACCAATGCAACATCTATTTCCGGGCTTTCTCTCAACGCCCTGTGAAACCTTCACATTTGGAACGGCGTTCTTCTTCAGTTTGCAACGTGTATCTGTATAGAAGCATGCCAGTGACAATTGATGCGTTCCAACTTACAATCAAATACCTACTCACTTTCAGTGAAATCACTTTCGACGAAATGTCGGTCGCAAATCTTTTCGTGCCGGTCGCCAGAAAGAGTCATCAATTTTGTCCACCGTGGATAAACCTTGCTTCCGGTTGTGGGGACGGAAAAAAACCTAACCTCACAATCTGCTACGTAACTATTTTTGCACCCGAGGACGACGCATTTCCGCGCGGTGCTCATATTGGAAAATATTATCAAAATGCACAAAATGAAAAATCTTACTACCTCCAATAAAACAGATTCGATATATTTATATAACTTGAGGAATAAAACGTTTTAAACTTTCGGTGCGCAAGCACCTTCTTCTGAACGACAGCACTTGTTTTGGAAGACAATAGGTGTGTTCAATGAATATGTCTAACTTAATTGCAACTACAGTAGATGTTCAATTGGTCAcgcaggagaaaaaaaaaacaattttaaaccAAAGATATTTGAGATAAAACAATATTGTCAAATTGTTCAAGCCACAAACATTAAACTGTTTGATACCAGGATAATCTTGGATTAGAAACAAGCAGAATTCATACTTGAATTAAACATACGTCTATTATTTCTAACGGTTTCTGTTTGTGATTCGATTTCTGACATTTTTTAGATGAGTTAGGTACATTATATGATTCAACCAGCGACGCCCTAAATAAAAAAGCGAATTTGTACTGAATTTGGTTCAAATGAACAAAATTATGTAGTTTCCGTATTAAATAATCTGAATCAAGTCATTCCTTATTGCATGTAGGAGAATTTTGATAGTTTTCAGCTCATTTTAAGAGATAATTTTTATAATATTATGTCTGACGATGTGTAACAAAGGATTGAACAGAGCTAATCGGAACACATAAAGTAAACACGCGATGTTGTTTTGAATCTGTTGAAGTTTAAGGTGAAACGTCATGCATTTCAATTCTAGATAATTCAGTTAATTATAAAACATCAAAGGCACCAATAATCTAACGAACGAATATTATCAAAAAAAGCAAATGACGATGAGAAATGGAGTCTGCTAGACCCTGAAGAAAAATCTTTATCGATTTATATATTTTGGCTTAACTCACTTGTAAAAACATTCAGATAAACCTAAATAAATATGTGCATTGCTctggaagttttgtggatttgaGCTTTTGAAAACGTAGAGTAAGGTCAGCTAAATATccacaaatatcgaaaaaagaaaaggaggagaacgtgcctctgaagccgacctgCTGAaggtcagccattgtggcgacaATGATTGAATTTTCTGAGAGTTCTCCTTAAGCAAGAATGAAGATTTTAGTGAACATTGTTCATGACGTTTGCCTCCAAATGAATTTTATGGTTACGAAAGCAAAGCTCAAAACGGAACGAAAACAAAATGTTTGTGTCTCCTGTTGTTAAACAAATTTTAGGCAGGCAGGCGAAAAATACCGAAGCGTCGCGTTTGCTATCTCATGAAGTGAAAGCGTCGTGCCAAATCGACCActaatgagcgcttgcacgctgacgtcataatcatctccttctctttctttccttcggcgtcggtccataaagccgtccttgccctcaaaaaaattttgagggcaatgtttacaaatcgtatgggaattcgatgaggttatgtttttgatgcaagcctctattgtTGAAATCATCTACGGTTATTCCAATTACTCAGGCTATACAGCTTGGATCTTCATTTTGTCCTAAACAGGGGCTTTCTTGAATATTGAAATATTTcggcaatgatttttcattagggccttaCTGACATGATCGATTTTCCTTTGTTGATCCATTCTTCGTGTAAGTTCAGAATAGCTTTGCACATTACACAAACGGTATATCGTTTGCGATAGGCACAGACGCGGCTTTCGCTTCTTTTAGTTTCCTGTTCCCAAGTGAAAATCCTCTTTCCGTAGATAATTGATTAGGACCGCTGACCGAACGCGAGACACATCACTTTCTCGTTTGCCTACTTGCCATCAGATAGATCATATCCGACAGAAACAGTTTAGTGTGGAACACATTTTAAAACAcatatgattgtttttttttttataatttatgttGTATGATAaataaaacaaattgatttttactCACATCTAAAATAAGCTTAACCAATCAAGCTATCCATCTAATTTCGACatcactttttttttagaatatatcAAAACACCATAAggtttcgttcaaatattacgtaacgctaaggggggaaggagggggtctagcgctgtgttacgcttcatacaaaattccaaagtttcccatacaaaagttattacgtgggggagggagggggtctaaatttGTCAAATATTGCGTTACgttatatttgaatgaaccctaatatAAAAACAACTTTTGTTTATTCTATGTTTCTGATGGATGACAGAATGCTTGTTTTGAATGGATGAATTTCCAGATGTTCATCATTCTTGTGATGAACGTAGTGGAATATGGGGTTAGACTGTGTAGCCTCTGGCCAGGCTCTTTTGCTTAAATAGTTGTCGGGTTGCCTTGCTTTTGCAACGTTAGATGCTttcgagttttgtctaggaatttctaatcctaagaggGCATCCTGAATCTCGTTTTAATATGAGACGTTTACAatttgatgtccctgttagggaagAGTCTACACATGTCTTCTAGTTAATCATTGCCCGCAATGACCTgaatgtaggccatcaaaatgaGAATGATGAGATCTCATGATGCTCTAATACGCCAGAGCAAAAGTGCATTTAACTTGGGAGAATATTTACAATTTAAAATGGGACATATGGCACCAAAAATTAAGCTTGTAATATTGCTGATTGCACCCCGAATTGGGCTAACAcaatacccagtcaaccagtaatcgtacacactcaatcctgaattgcctgttcagcacttttttgacgaaaatagaacagcagaactatttcggtagcttcggtaatcgattttactgaggctcagtacaccaactgtcaaaaccgggtgcaaaaggtaaacaatacagtatagctgtattcggctgttctattttcatcaaaaaattaccgaacacggtgtattccaaattaagtgtgtataagatgttgcataagatgatgaagtggaggccatatgcgttcaTGCCTCCAttaaggcgcatgtaaaatgtacgcatatcgtctccaacattttatacgatcactggttgactgggtagcgataaggagagcgtccaattagagtgactggaaggaagagtggcgtcatgttccaattttgacaggtctcctgctcgtttggaacgggaatttgtatgcagttgacagatgatcgctgttccaattttgacattgacgccactctcccttccagtcactctacgtccaatatagctctggtcctcacaagttcctacctcatgcttccacgggtcaagcgatgacaaagaccgccagctaagggaacgttcaaaaattacgtccatgatttgggggagggggggggggtctagaaaagtgtgacagtacgtgtactgGGTATaagaaaagtgcgtgacagaggggggaggggggtctagaaatcccgaaaaatgatggacgtaatatttgaatcttccctaagagttgtgtgcttagctggtagtgcagcttgggcactgttgtccttctgacttcagctagatttagGAGGTACGATCCTAGCgtctgagggcccatatagccgaggcggtaaacgctcgggtatttagcatgaccatgctgagggtgacgggttcgattcccggtcggtccaggatcttttcgtaaagaaaatttccttgacatccttgggcatagagtatcttcgtgcctgccacacgatatacacatgcaaaatggtcattggcagaggaagctctcagttaaaaactgtggaagtgctcatagaacactaagctgagaagcaggctttgtcccagtgaggacgttacgccaagaagagagagagagagagatcctagcgtctgttcaccaaggaggtgcggctcaaacagcgtctgttctggcatccagcggctgagtaagaaatgctgcaccacgcccagctagatccaaggtggtagccccatcagcgtggtcgtcccagtgttggttggggcgttaaacagaactggcacgatggccctccggcgagacaggagtgttggcgtaggcccaataagccacccgtaaaaatccgcattgcgaataacataggagaaaatacgactacgattggaaacttggaacatggaattgcaagtcactaggtttcgcaggatgtgacaggataatctacgacgaactacatccccgcaacttcgacatcgtggcgttgcaggaactttgttggactggacagaaagtgtggaaaagcgggcatcgagcggctaccttctaccaaaggtgtggcaccaccaatgaactgggaacaggatttatagtgttgggcaagatgcgacaacgtgtgatcgggtggcagccgatcaacgcaaggatgtgcatgttgagagttaagggccgtttcttcaactacagcatcatcaacgtccactgcccacacgaagggagacccgatgacaagaaagaagcgttctacgcgcagttagagcaaacatacgatggttgctcgccgcgtgtcgtgaaaatcgttgtcggcgacatgaacgcgcaggtaggaagggaggaaatgtacagaccggtaatcaggcgaaacagcctgcacgccgtatcgaatgataacggccagcgatacgtaaactttgcagcctcccgtggtatggtagtccgaagcaccttcttcccccgcaaagatatccacaaagccacctggagatcacccgaccaccaaacagaaaaccaaagcgaccacgttctaatcgacggtaaattcttctcggatataaccaatgtccgcacataccgcagtgcgaatatagattcggatcactacttagacgctttatgcatgcgctcaaaactttcgacagttatcaccacgcgtcgaagtcgaacgccgcggctcaacatcgagcaacttcgtaacgtagaagtggctcaagactacgcgcagcagttagcagtggccctaccaacggaagagcagcttggcgcagctacacttgaagatggctggagggacatccgatccaccataggtagtaccttggctacagcactaggcttcgcgactccgaatcacagaaacgactggtacgacggcgaatgtgaacagttgaaaaaacgagaagaatgcagcatgggcgagaatgctgcaacaaaatacgagagcgaatgaggcacgttacaaacaggcgcggaacaggcagaactcagccttccggatgaagaagcgcaaagggct contains:
- the LOC115266895 gene encoding uncharacterized protein LOC115266895 (The sequence of the model RefSeq protein was modified relative to this genomic sequence to represent the inferred CDS: added 452 bases not found in genome assembly) — protein: MTLSGDRHEKICDRHFVESDFTENTRCKLKKNAVPNVKVSQGVERKPGNRCCIGQCKPRKRKTTLHHFPTERQIRNKWKAAVGLKDQDDPTGLRICNRHFKTSDFNQVTSRYLKCGAVPSKGFSSLAEDSKHRSNELNRPDHLEDHSYSTYLTLHKFSVRQHSRGXPSSNQNSSLRISGTARDLCNTTESSETSESEIEEDGENFXESSQPIDIFKYLGLTSQVLPCXRSPIRPNEDSNSDYSVKSLYTETRNQLXSASDDSDSDXSIESLYAKTMKRKLQPKQRLTMRLWNPSPLRSQLQKRMPGERGKLQFL